From a single Sphingosinicellaceae bacterium genomic region:
- a CDS encoding NAD(P)-dependent alcohol dehydrogenase, with protein sequence MGDAPDGQARLPAARTVSDRTPARAAVLRTQGGKFLVEPISIEAPRNDEVLVRVRAAGLCHTDLIARDQLYPVPQPIVLGHEGAGIVERVGAGVTKVAPGDRVVMSFLACGTCPNCRAGAPAYCAELFGLCFGGCRPDGSSALADDHGGLLHGHFFGQSSFATHAMASERNVVKLPDTIPFELAAPLACGLQTGAGAVLNVLRPRLGESIALFGAGAVGLSAVMAAKAIGAGPVIVVDPNPARLALALELGADLTIDPTALDPVATIRKQYGGARFSLEATGRADVLRQAIDALMPRGVCGIVGAPALGVEACFDVSDVMVGGKTIRGIVEGDSVPDRLIPELIRLHAEGLFPIEKLVRTYTLDQINDAVADAEAGTVVKPVIVFA encoded by the coding sequence ATGGGTGACGCTCCAGATGGGCAAGCGCGCCTACCCGCCGCTCGGACTGTGAGCGACCGCACACCGGCCCGCGCCGCCGTCCTGCGGACCCAGGGTGGCAAGTTCCTCGTCGAGCCGATCTCCATCGAGGCACCGCGCAACGACGAGGTGCTGGTCCGCGTCAGGGCTGCCGGTCTGTGCCACACCGACCTGATCGCACGCGACCAGCTGTACCCGGTCCCGCAACCGATCGTGCTCGGCCACGAAGGTGCGGGCATCGTCGAGCGCGTCGGCGCGGGCGTCACCAAGGTCGCGCCCGGCGACCGGGTGGTGATGAGCTTCCTCGCGTGTGGCACCTGCCCGAACTGCCGCGCGGGCGCGCCGGCCTATTGCGCGGAGCTGTTCGGCCTGTGCTTTGGAGGCTGTCGCCCGGACGGCAGCAGCGCCCTCGCCGACGATCACGGCGGGCTGTTGCACGGGCATTTCTTCGGCCAGTCGTCGTTCGCCACGCACGCGATGGCCAGTGAACGCAACGTCGTGAAGCTGCCCGACACCATCCCGTTCGAGCTGGCGGCGCCGCTCGCGTGCGGGCTGCAGACCGGCGCGGGTGCGGTCCTGAACGTGTTACGGCCGCGGCTGGGCGAAAGCATCGCGCTGTTCGGGGCCGGCGCGGTCGGCCTGTCGGCGGTGATGGCGGCCAAGGCGATCGGTGCCGGGCCGGTGATCGTCGTCGACCCCAACCCGGCGCGACTGGCGCTGGCGCTCGAACTGGGCGCGGACCTGACGATCGATCCGACTGCTCTCGATCCCGTCGCCACGATCCGCAAGCAGTACGGCGGTGCCCGGTTCTCGCTGGAAGCGACCGGGCGCGCGGACGTGCTTCGCCAGGCGATCGATGCGCTGATGCCGCGCGGCGTCTGCGGGATCGTCGGCGCGCCGGCGCTGGGGGTCGAGGCCTGCTTCGATGTCAGCGACGTGATGGTCGGCGGCAAGACGATCCGCGGCATAGTCGAGGGCGACAGCGTCCCCGACCGCCTGATCCCGGAGCTGATCCGGCTGCACGCCGAGGGGCTGTTCCCGATCGAGAAGCTCGTCCGGACTTACACCCTCGACCAGATCAACGACGCGGTCGCGGATGCCGAGGCGGGCACGGTGGTCAAGCCGGTTATCGTCTTCGCCTGA
- a CDS encoding heavy metal translocating P-type ATPase yields the protein MDDPHFHDRGDQDAWLASDGLGTTVKDPVCGMTVDPARSPHRSDHDGQAYHFCSAGCRAKFIADPGKYLGKAQPVAAAVPGAVWTCPMHPEIRRDKPGSCPICGMALEPAAPSLDDAPNPELIDFTRRLWVAGVLTVPLLIVSMGSEMFGWHLFEARTSAWVQLALTAPIVLWAGWPFFARGWTSVVTWHLNMFTLIAIGVGAAFLYSLAATLFPGVFPPAFRMHGGVPVYYEAAGVVVTLVLLGQVLELRARAATGRAIRALLNLTPKTAHRLAADGSEAEVALADVRVGDRLRIRPGEAIPVDGIVVEGRSAVDESMLTGEPAPVAKSADAALTGGTVNGTGSLVMAARAVGADTMLSRIVRMVSDAQRSRAPIQAVADRVSGWFVPAVVLVSVATFIVWSIVGPEPRMGHALLNAIAVLIIACPCALGLATPMSIMVAAGRGAQAGVLIKNAEALQAFEKVDTLVVDKTGTLTEGRPRLIATEPAPGFTAPQLLAAAAAVEAQSEHPLAHAIVSAAREQNLGLGKVEDFASQTGLGVSAMVDGVAVVLGNGAQMTRVGVDPATVEAAADAHRKTGGGTLFVAIGGRLAGFLAVADPVRSNVRDAITALRADGLRVIMLTGDNLTTANAVATAVGGLDEVRAGLKPEDKARIVGELKAQGRRVAMAGDGINDAPALAAADVGLAMGTGTDVAIESAGMTLTSGDISAIVRARKLSKATMRNIRQNLFFSFLFNGIGVPVAAGVLYPVAGILLSPMFAGAAMALSSFTVVLNALRLNAVKL from the coding sequence ATGGACGACCCGCATTTTCACGACCGTGGCGACCAGGATGCCTGGCTCGCGAGCGACGGGCTCGGCACCACGGTCAAGGATCCCGTTTGCGGGATGACCGTCGACCCGGCTCGGTCGCCGCATCGCAGCGACCACGACGGGCAGGCCTATCATTTCTGCAGCGCCGGTTGCCGAGCGAAGTTCATTGCCGACCCGGGCAAATACCTCGGTAAGGCGCAGCCGGTGGCGGCAGCAGTGCCGGGGGCGGTCTGGACCTGTCCGATGCATCCCGAGATTCGCCGCGACAAACCGGGAAGCTGTCCGATCTGCGGCATGGCGCTGGAGCCGGCCGCGCCCTCCCTCGACGATGCGCCCAATCCGGAGCTGATCGACTTCACCCGGCGGCTCTGGGTTGCCGGCGTCCTGACGGTGCCGCTGCTGATCGTCTCGATGGGGTCCGAGATGTTCGGCTGGCACCTGTTCGAGGCACGCACCTCGGCCTGGGTGCAACTCGCGCTGACCGCGCCGATCGTCTTGTGGGCGGGCTGGCCATTCTTCGCGAGGGGGTGGACGTCGGTCGTCACCTGGCATCTCAACATGTTCACGCTGATCGCGATCGGCGTCGGGGCGGCGTTCCTTTACAGCCTCGCCGCGACGCTGTTTCCGGGGGTGTTTCCGCCTGCGTTCCGGATGCACGGCGGGGTCCCGGTCTACTACGAAGCGGCGGGCGTCGTGGTGACGCTCGTCCTGCTAGGGCAGGTTCTCGAGCTGCGCGCTCGGGCTGCGACCGGCCGGGCGATCCGGGCCCTGCTCAATCTGACCCCCAAGACCGCGCATCGGCTGGCAGCCGACGGCAGCGAAGCCGAGGTCGCGCTCGCCGATGTGCGGGTCGGTGACCGGCTCCGCATCCGACCCGGCGAGGCGATTCCCGTCGATGGCATCGTCGTCGAAGGGCGTTCGGCGGTCGACGAGTCGATGCTGACCGGCGAGCCGGCACCGGTCGCGAAGTCCGCCGACGCGGCCCTCACCGGCGGCACCGTCAACGGCACCGGCAGCCTGGTCATGGCGGCCCGCGCGGTCGGTGCCGACACCATGCTGTCGCGCATCGTCCGCATGGTTTCGGACGCTCAGCGCAGTCGCGCCCCGATCCAGGCCGTCGCTGACCGGGTGTCGGGCTGGTTCGTGCCTGCGGTCGTCCTGGTCTCGGTCGCCACTTTCATCGTCTGGAGCATCGTCGGCCCGGAGCCGCGCATGGGGCACGCCTTGCTCAACGCGATCGCGGTGCTGATCATCGCCTGCCCCTGCGCGCTCGGGCTGGCGACGCCGATGTCGATCATGGTCGCCGCTGGGCGCGGGGCGCAGGCGGGCGTGCTGATCAAGAACGCCGAAGCGCTGCAGGCTTTTGAAAAGGTCGACACGCTGGTCGTCGACAAGACCGGCACGCTGACCGAGGGCAGGCCACGCCTGATCGCGACCGAGCCCGCGCCGGGCTTCACCGCGCCGCAGCTCCTCGCGGCCGCGGCGGCGGTCGAGGCGCAGTCCGAACACCCGCTCGCCCACGCGATCGTCAGTGCGGCGCGTGAGCAAAATCTCGGGCTCGGCAAGGTCGAAGACTTCGCTTCGCAGACCGGGCTCGGCGTCAGCGCGATGGTCGACGGCGTAGCGGTGGTACTGGGCAATGGGGCGCAGATGACCCGGGTCGGGGTCGATCCGGCGACGGTCGAAGCGGCTGCGGACGCGCATCGCAAGACCGGCGGCGGCACGCTGTTCGTGGCGATCGGTGGCAGGCTGGCGGGCTTCCTCGCCGTCGCCGACCCGGTCCGTAGCAATGTCCGCGACGCCATCACCGCGCTGCGTGCCGATGGCCTGCGCGTCATCATGCTGACCGGCGACAATCTGACGACCGCCAATGCCGTGGCGACTGCGGTCGGCGGCCTCGACGAGGTTCGGGCCGGACTGAAGCCGGAGGACAAGGCGCGGATTGTCGGCGAGCTCAAGGCGCAGGGCCGCCGCGTCGCCATGGCCGGCGACGGCATCAACGACGCGCCCGCGCTCGCCGCCGCCGACGTCGGGCTGGCGATGGGGACCGGGACCGACGTCGCCATCGAGAGCGCCGGCATGACCCTGACCAGCGGCGACATCTCGGCGATCGTGCGGGCGCGCAAGCTGTCGAAGGCGACGATGCGCAACATCCGCCAGAACCTGTTCTTCTCGTTCCTGTTCAACGGGATCGGGGTGCCCGTCGCCGCCGGCGTGCTCTACCCGGTCGCCGGCATCCTGCTGTCGCCGATGTTCGCCGGGGCCGCGATGGCGCTGTCCTCGTTCACGGTAGTGCTCAATGCGCTCCGCCTCAACGCCGTGAAGCTTTAG
- a CDS encoding integrase arm-type DNA-binding domain-containing protein — protein sequence MADQKLVLSDRTILKLPFAASGQYKVRDAELPGLLLLVGRRTKTFMAQGEFWRNGERQFSSRMKLGEAGETTTQKARAKAKEMLGQIARGVRPGEPEKPKRQDVTLRAAWERYRDAHMLRKGRSARTIASYSDHVDRLFVKWADKPLRHLAEQPSRVAELHDEISARNGPFIANGSMRTLRAIYNHALKTNLELPARNPVMAVDWNRERRRDTALGVEDLPAWFGQLARLENPIRREFHLFTLLSGGRSTATKMIRVEHIDWRHRSLHIPNPKGGPERAFDIPLSREMIRCLVRATRLSRKLAGGGGPIWVFSAVSEAGHLVEQKEDRSVLSKWGNDLRQSFRTLGQAAGVSEFDARLLMNHAIQGVNAGYITRHKLLNTHLRKQQNAISDLMMAAARTAAKTDDCIAKWLSRRDVEPR from the coding sequence ATGGCGGATCAAAAGCTCGTCCTTTCGGACCGAACGATCTTGAAACTGCCGTTCGCGGCGAGCGGGCAGTACAAGGTTCGCGACGCCGAACTGCCCGGACTTCTGCTCCTCGTCGGCCGTCGCACCAAGACATTCATGGCGCAGGGCGAGTTTTGGCGAAACGGTGAGCGCCAGTTTTCCTCGCGCATGAAGCTCGGCGAGGCGGGCGAGACCACGACGCAAAAGGCTCGCGCCAAGGCCAAGGAGATGCTCGGGCAGATTGCGCGCGGTGTTCGGCCCGGCGAACCCGAGAAGCCGAAGCGGCAGGACGTGACGCTCCGCGCGGCGTGGGAACGTTACCGCGATGCCCACATGCTACGCAAAGGCCGCAGCGCCAGAACAATCGCGAGTTACAGCGATCACGTTGACCGCCTGTTCGTGAAGTGGGCGGATAAGCCGCTTCGGCACCTGGCGGAGCAGCCGTCGCGCGTCGCCGAACTGCATGACGAGATCAGCGCGCGAAACGGTCCGTTTATCGCCAATGGCTCGATGCGGACGCTCCGGGCAATCTACAATCACGCTCTGAAGACCAACTTGGAATTGCCTGCGCGCAACCCGGTGATGGCGGTCGACTGGAACCGCGAACGCCGCCGCGACACCGCTCTCGGCGTCGAGGATCTCCCCGCGTGGTTTGGCCAACTCGCCAGGCTGGAGAACCCGATCCGGCGCGAGTTTCATCTGTTCACGCTGCTTTCGGGCGGACGATCGACCGCGACCAAAATGATCCGGGTCGAGCATATCGATTGGCGGCACCGTTCGCTCCACATTCCCAACCCTAAGGGCGGGCCCGAGCGGGCCTTCGACATCCCGCTGTCACGTGAGATGATCCGGTGCCTTGTGCGGGCGACCCGCCTTAGCCGAAAACTTGCGGGTGGAGGCGGTCCGATCTGGGTGTTCAGCGCCGTCAGCGAAGCCGGCCACCTCGTCGAGCAAAAGGAGGACCGGTCGGTCTTGTCGAAGTGGGGCAATGATCTGCGGCAGAGTTTTCGGACGCTCGGCCAGGCTGCCGGCGTGTCAGAGTTCGATGCGCGTCTGCTGATGAACCACGCCATTCAGGGCGTGAACGCCGGTTACATCACCCGCCACAAGCTGCTGAATACGCATCTTCGCAAACAACAGAACGCGATCAGCGACCTAATGATGGCCGCGGCACGAACGGCCGCGAAAACGGACGACTGCATCGCTAAGTGGCTTTCGCGTCGCGATGTCGAGCCGCGATGA
- a CDS encoding GNAT family N-acetyltransferase encodes MAIPPADLRVEPLGPNHDRDAFSCGVESLDRYLKTQASQDVRRKANAVFVMTAIDAPDRILGYFTLCATALEQGEVPEAARKHIPRYPLVSATLLGRLAVDRSRHGKGLGAVLLASALRKSFDSADTVGSSMVVVDAIDDRAISFYEAHGFVRLGKSSRLVIAMRSLANLG; translated from the coding sequence GTGGCTATTCCTCCGGCCGACCTCCGTGTCGAGCCGCTCGGTCCGAACCACGATCGCGATGCTTTCAGCTGCGGCGTCGAGAGCCTCGATCGCTATTTGAAGACGCAGGCGTCGCAGGATGTGCGCCGCAAAGCGAATGCGGTATTCGTGATGACCGCGATCGACGCGCCGGACAGAATTCTTGGTTACTTCACCCTCTGTGCGACGGCGCTTGAGCAGGGCGAAGTCCCCGAGGCCGCACGCAAGCATATCCCGCGGTACCCGCTGGTCAGCGCCACCTTGCTCGGACGCCTTGCGGTAGACCGGAGCCGTCACGGAAAGGGCTTGGGCGCGGTCCTGCTCGCGAGCGCGCTGCGCAAGTCTTTCGATAGCGCTGACACGGTTGGGTCATCGATGGTCGTTGTCGATGCGATCGACGATCGCGCAATCAGCTTCTACGAAGCGCATGGTTTTGTCCGCCTCGGCAAATCTTCACGGCTGGTGATCGCAATGCGAAGCCTCGCGAATCTTGGCTGA
- a CDS encoding DUF1778 domain-containing protein, whose amino-acid sequence MPNATIITKDARQRAERMGFRVDQPTKLLVERAAQLERRKLTDYCLSALTEAAERTIARHETLVLTEEERSSFFHVLVSPPPVSDRLQRAFKAERRRVVA is encoded by the coding sequence ATGCCGAACGCGACAATTATCACGAAGGATGCGCGCCAGCGTGCCGAGCGCATGGGGTTCCGCGTCGATCAGCCGACGAAGCTGCTCGTCGAGCGCGCCGCTCAGCTCGAGCGGCGCAAGCTTACCGACTATTGCCTATCGGCTTTGACCGAGGCTGCCGAGCGGACGATCGCGCGGCATGAGACGCTGGTGCTGACCGAAGAAGAGCGTTCGTCGTTCTTCCACGTCCTCGTCAGCCCGCCCCCGGTCAGCGACCGCCTGCAGCGCGCGTTCAAGGCCGAGCGTAGGCGGGTCGTGGCATAA
- a CDS encoding porin family protein yields the protein MRRYVIAGLLTALFAPHVATAQVETSFRGFRLEGNVGGDRFKAEGDKNTKLGYGGTFGFDGMIGSKIVVGAEGSYWRPNKGTSACTTLNGGALCQQSSHELGAAIRVGYLLTPSLMVFGKGGYVNDKQRNSFLSSTGLYYVNGNIVGPGFLATDHYSTDGYQAGGGVEYSLTPMFYVNGQYVYSRYDDHTSRQRAMFGAGIRFR from the coding sequence ATGCGCCGCTATGTAATCGCCGGGCTGCTGACCGCCCTGTTCGCACCACATGTCGCCACGGCCCAGGTCGAAACCTCGTTCCGGGGCTTTCGTCTCGAGGGCAACGTCGGCGGTGACCGCTTCAAGGCCGAGGGGGACAAGAATACCAAGCTCGGTTACGGCGGCACCTTCGGTTTCGACGGGATGATCGGCAGCAAGATCGTCGTCGGCGCCGAGGGCAGCTACTGGCGTCCGAACAAGGGCACGTCGGCCTGCACCACCCTGAACGGCGGCGCGTTGTGCCAGCAGTCGTCGCACGAACTGGGTGCCGCGATCCGCGTCGGCTATCTGCTCACGCCATCGCTGATGGTGTTCGGCAAGGGCGGCTACGTCAACGACAAGCAGCGCAACAGCTTCCTGTCGAGCACGGGGCTGTACTACGTCAACGGCAACATCGTCGGGCCAGGGTTTTTGGCAACCGACCACTACTCGACCGACGGCTACCAGGCCGGCGGCGGGGTCGAGTATTCGCTGACGCCGATGTTCTACGTCAACGGCCAGTACGTCTATTCGCGTTATGACGACCACACTTCCCGTCAACGTGCAATGTTCGGTGCCGGTATCCGCTTTAGGTAG
- the virB11 gene encoding P-type DNA transfer ATPase VirB11, whose product MLHEIAGGSVFLDAYLAPFRTWLDREDVTEIIVNRPGEAWIEVAGERDMLRVALPELDDRHVQRLAEQVARISNQGVNRVSPLLAATMPDGARVQFVAPSATRDHWAMAIRRHRLIDLPLDAYDHGALAEAVPAAPLDPRADPVGYLRRAVRERKTILVSGGTSTGKTTFLNALLAEVPARERVILVEDTPEIRLRSPNGLGLVAVKGELGEARVTTEDLLQAALRLRPDRIVLGEIRGKEAVSFLRAINTGHPGSFTTIHANSPAGALEQLALMVMQSGLGLGRADTLAYARSMIDIVVQLDRASGVRRIAAIMNTHDATGA is encoded by the coding sequence ATGCTCCACGAGATCGCGGGTGGCAGCGTTTTCCTCGACGCTTATCTGGCGCCGTTCCGGACGTGGCTGGACCGCGAGGACGTCACCGAGATCATCGTCAACCGGCCGGGGGAGGCCTGGATTGAAGTAGCGGGTGAGCGCGACATGCTGCGGGTCGCGCTGCCGGAGCTCGACGATCGTCATGTTCAGCGGCTGGCCGAGCAGGTCGCGCGGATCAGCAATCAGGGCGTCAACCGCGTGTCGCCGCTGCTTGCCGCGACGATGCCGGACGGTGCCCGGGTGCAGTTCGTGGCACCGTCGGCGACGCGTGACCATTGGGCGATGGCGATCCGGCGTCACCGGCTTATCGATCTGCCGCTCGATGCCTACGATCACGGCGCGCTCGCCGAGGCCGTGCCCGCCGCCCCGCTCGATCCGCGCGCCGACCCCGTCGGTTACCTCCGCCGCGCTGTCCGGGAGCGGAAGACTATCCTCGTCAGCGGCGGCACATCGACCGGCAAGACCACCTTCCTTAACGCGCTGCTTGCCGAAGTGCCGGCGCGCGAGCGCGTCATCCTCGTCGAGGATACACCCGAGATCCGGTTGCGCAGCCCGAACGGGCTTGGGCTGGTTGCGGTGAAGGGCGAGCTCGGCGAAGCGCGCGTTACCACCGAGGATCTGCTGCAGGCAGCGCTGCGCTTGCGGCCGGACCGGATCGTGCTCGGCGAAATCCGGGGCAAGGAGGCGGTCAGCTTCCTGCGCGCCATCAACACCGGCCATCCCGGCTCGTTCACCACGATCCATGCCAACTCGCCGGCCGGCGCGCTCGAGCAACTGGCGCTCATGGTGATGCAGTCCGGCCTCGGGCTCGGCCGCGCCGACACCCTCGCTTACGCCCGCTCGATGATAGACATCGTCGTCCAGCTCGACCGCGCCAGCGGCGTGCGCCGCATCGCTGCGATCATGAACACGCACGACGCAACCGGCGCATGA
- a CDS encoding type VI secretion protein gives MTTETTSPSRLVFLPNEATDPRTVLDDQALVLASENAFPIVARREAGKDTGGLIVGGSIALALGGLTLWSMNSHRLPPAAPPLPVVARASPVFTAPPVRAVVPIAPHSLMMPSVPSVAIPQAVDRGPAPLMVYDNSVPSAVTTAATTATAVPGSAVPRSPLAAGGNDNEQFAARIGNGSAEVATAEQLGNPTTTVTQGTLIPAVLETAIDTDLPGFVRAVVSRDVKSFDGTRVLIPRSSRLIGQYKSGLAAGQTRAYVIWSRLIRPDGVSVALASPAVGFTGTSGLDGKVDSHFFKRFGAAALLTVIGGLSAIGNPSVVLAGGTSAAGVAAQGNGQIPPTIRVAQGQPIRVFTAKDLDFSTVASDALAADAVAANGVLP, from the coding sequence ATGACCACCGAAACCACGTCCCCGAGCCGGCTGGTCTTCCTGCCGAACGAGGCGACCGATCCACGGACCGTGCTCGACGACCAGGCACTGGTCCTGGCGAGCGAGAACGCCTTCCCGATCGTCGCGCGCCGCGAGGCCGGCAAGGATACCGGCGGGCTGATCGTTGGCGGGAGCATCGCGCTGGCGCTGGGCGGGCTCACTTTGTGGTCGATGAACAGCCATCGCCTGCCGCCGGCCGCACCGCCACTGCCGGTCGTGGCCCGCGCGTCGCCGGTGTTCACTGCGCCGCCGGTGCGTGCGGTCGTGCCGATCGCGCCGCACTCGCTGATGATGCCTTCGGTGCCCTCGGTCGCGATACCGCAGGCCGTCGATCGTGGCCCGGCGCCCTTGATGGTGTACGACAATAGCGTTCCGTCAGCCGTCACGACCGCGGCCACCACGGCAACAGCGGTGCCCGGGAGCGCCGTACCCAGGTCGCCGCTCGCGGCCGGGGGCAACGACAACGAACAGTTCGCGGCGCGCATCGGCAATGGCTCGGCCGAGGTCGCCACCGCCGAGCAGCTCGGCAATCCAACGACCACGGTCACCCAGGGAACACTGATCCCTGCGGTGCTCGAAACCGCGATTGATACCGACCTGCCGGGTTTCGTCCGTGCCGTGGTCAGCCGCGACGTCAAGTCGTTCGACGGCACGCGCGTCCTTATCCCGCGCTCCTCGCGCCTGATCGGGCAGTACAAGTCGGGCCTCGCCGCCGGCCAGACCCGCGCTTACGTGATCTGGTCACGGCTGATCCGGCCCGACGGCGTCTCCGTCGCGCTGGCATCGCCGGCGGTCGGGTTCACCGGAACGTCGGGGCTCGACGGTAAGGTCGACAGCCATTTCTTCAAACGCTTCGGGGCCGCCGCCCTGCTGACCGTCATCGGTGGCCTTTCGGCGATCGGCAATCCGTCCGTGGTGCTCGCGGGCGGAACGAGCGCCGCGGGCGTCGCGGCGCAGGGCAACGGCCAGATACCGCCGACCATCCGTGTCGCACAGGGCCAGCCGATCCGCGTCTTCACCGCCAAGGACCTCGATTTCTCGACTGTCGCCAGCGATGCCCTCGCAGCCGACGCCGTCGCCGCGAACGGCGTCCTCCCGTGA
- a CDS encoding TrbG/VirB9 family P-type conjugative transfer protein — protein MLAAGTAAHADPRIASHLYQPSEVVTIHGRGDTQSTIAFAPDERIENVAVGDSAGWQVAPNKRADLLFLKPIKPGARTNMTVVTDQRTYLFDLISTPRAEPVYMLRFTYPAVHRPAPVAAVPAAPVVVAEAKPIEPDPSTLNFAWASRGDKALLPSRVFDDGHSTFLAWPADVPLPAILATEAPGIEGPVNYTTRGNYIVVDDVPAQLILRSGKQMATLKPADAQPAADRHARKARREAAPAVFAPPSASLASNAQ, from the coding sequence ATGCTCGCCGCCGGCACCGCTGCCCACGCGGACCCGCGCATCGCCTCGCATCTCTACCAGCCCAGCGAGGTCGTCACGATCCACGGCCGCGGCGACACCCAGTCGACGATCGCCTTCGCCCCGGACGAGCGCATCGAGAATGTCGCGGTGGGCGACAGCGCCGGCTGGCAGGTGGCGCCCAACAAGCGCGCCGACCTGCTGTTCCTGAAGCCGATCAAGCCCGGTGCCCGGACCAACATGACAGTGGTGACCGACCAGCGCACCTATCTGTTCGACCTGATCAGCACGCCGCGCGCCGAGCCGGTCTACATGCTGCGGTTCACATACCCGGCAGTGCACCGGCCGGCTCCTGTCGCGGCAGTTCCGGCAGCGCCGGTCGTGGTGGCCGAAGCGAAGCCGATCGAACCCGACCCGAGCACGCTGAACTTCGCGTGGGCGAGCCGGGGCGACAAGGCTCTGCTGCCGTCGCGGGTGTTCGACGACGGGCATTCGACGTTCCTCGCATGGCCGGCGGACGTGCCGCTGCCCGCGATCTTGGCGACCGAAGCGCCGGGCATCGAGGGCCCGGTCAATTACACGACGCGCGGCAATTACATCGTCGTCGATGACGTGCCGGCGCAGCTTATCCTGCGCTCCGGCAAGCAGATGGCGACGCTGAAACCCGCCGATGCACAACCCGCCGCCGATCGGCATGCGCGGAAGGCGCGCCGCGAAGCCGCCCCGGCAGTCTTCGCGCCGCCCTCCGCCAGTCTCGCGAGTAACGCGCAATGA
- a CDS encoding type IV secretion system protein — protein MSACPGLANSDSAAGIAQALRAIDCRTGEATAYAFGRLFGADGRLMPVLTGCLTLFVAFFAISLLTGRSRLGISALTPRMLTLGLVLTFATSWVAYQQVVWTLASGAPDQIAGLLAGSHGSATVAFADRLDQLFAGVADAATQAGKPGATTDTGITPAAATVGGFSSATALWVCAILLMLGTAGVLLTSKIALAALLAIGPLFIVLALFRSSRGLFVGWLKAVVMFALVPLFAVLIGGAAVGALSPLVGNIAAAGGQPQARDVAVLFLGVCVYCALMLMVLKTASTIIAGWRISGGSDCRDGVVTTGNASALPSVTPVVSGTRAAVSANGGDDRVRRIVASIPVSIASDPANAPGSFGRGRTISAQIVSIGGDAARPARTADRRIQSVGSRFRAAPAALSKEHVS, from the coding sequence ATGAGCGCCTGCCCCGGCCTTGCCAACAGCGACAGCGCGGCGGGTATCGCGCAGGCGCTGCGGGCGATCGACTGCCGCACCGGCGAAGCCACCGCCTACGCCTTCGGCCGGCTGTTTGGAGCGGACGGCAGGCTGATGCCGGTGCTGACCGGCTGCCTGACGTTGTTCGTCGCCTTCTTCGCGATCTCGTTGCTGACAGGGCGCTCACGCCTCGGCATCTCGGCACTGACGCCGCGCATGCTGACGCTCGGGCTGGTCCTGACCTTCGCAACCTCGTGGGTCGCGTATCAGCAGGTCGTCTGGACGCTTGCGAGTGGTGCTCCCGACCAGATCGCCGGCCTGCTGGCGGGCAGCCACGGCTCGGCCACCGTCGCGTTCGCGGACAGGCTCGACCAGCTGTTTGCGGGTGTCGCCGATGCCGCGACCCAGGCCGGCAAGCCCGGCGCGACCACCGATACCGGGATCACGCCGGCGGCGGCGACGGTCGGCGGCTTCTCCTCCGCGACGGCATTGTGGGTCTGCGCGATCCTGCTGATGCTCGGCACCGCAGGCGTGCTCCTCACGTCCAAGATCGCGCTTGCGGCCCTGCTCGCGATCGGCCCGCTGTTCATCGTGCTGGCGCTGTTCCGGAGTAGCCGCGGCCTGTTCGTCGGGTGGCTCAAGGCTGTCGTGATGTTCGCGCTGGTGCCGTTGTTCGCGGTGCTGATCGGCGGGGCTGCGGTCGGCGCGCTGAGCCCGCTGGTCGGGAACATCGCGGCCGCTGGTGGCCAGCCCCAGGCCCGCGACGTCGCGGTGCTGTTCCTCGGCGTCTGTGTCTACTGCGCGCTGATGCTGATGGTGCTCAAGACCGCCAGCACGATCATCGCCGGATGGCGGATTTCGGGCGGGAGCGACTGTCGAGACGGCGTTGTGACTACGGGCAATGCGAGTGCGCTGCCGAGCGTCACTCCGGTCGTGTCCGGGACTAGAGCCGCGGTCAGCGCCAATGGCGGCGACGACCGCGTCCGTCGCATCGTCGCGTCTATCCCCGTGAGCATCGCCTCCGACCCGGCCAATGCACCCGGCAGCTTCGGGCGCGGACGTACAATATCGGCGCAGATCGTCTCGATCGGCGGCGACGCCGCCCGTCCCGCTCGCACGGCGGATCGCCGCATCCAGAGCGTCGGCAGCCGGTTCCGCGCCGCACCTGCCGCGCTGTCGAAGGAGCATGTATCGTGA